The genome window TAACTGGCCACCCTCCCCCCAatatcttttgtctttagctggagatggtatttaaggtggtggcttgggccatttcAAGGAGTTATTCAGTTTTCCTGCTCTCTCCAATGTATGCAAGAGGtacacatgttattaaacttgtttttctcctgttaatctatttttattggggggaggggggtctcagccaagaacctaggaGAATAGAGGGAAAATGATTCCACCTACATACACCTTCAAGGGTCCCCCAGCTCAGGTGGGTGTGCAAAGCTTTGACACAAATCAGGTAGCAATTACAAAGAGCAAGCACTCCAGAGTGGAAAACCTAGATCTTGGGGAATTCTAAAcaagagtggggggtgggggtgctgtagGATAAACCAGAAAATTTAGGAATTATATTCAGATTCACAGTTCAGACTCCAGAGGTCCCAGCTTCTGTAGTTTCTGACAATgagaattgtatttttttcctgctttttggcCAAAGTCCTGCCTTGTACCCATAAGTCACCTTCGTGTGAATTAGAAAAAGGCATCCTTCCCTTGGGTCCCCTGGTTGTGCAGCTTGGTGCATGGATCCTGGGCTGGAGTTCGGCCCCCACAGACCCCCTCAGCTAGGCACAAGCTGCACAACCCTTTGTGGCAGCTCTGAGCCTACTGCCCTTGTGACAGGTCCGCCTGTTTGCTGGCGAACTTGGATTCATTCCAATTGCTTACTTTCTGTCTGCTTTGTTTCAGGGTCCCAGCTATCAGTGGGGgggccctgccccccaccacccaAGGCTTGCTTTTCTAAAGCCATGTTTGTCAAAAGCATCCGTGTGCAAATTCCTTTGTTCATAATGGTGGCATTCAAGTTGAATTGCGCATGAAATTGTCTTGCTAAAGAAGCAGCTTTCTCTATATAAAAGGGGGCAAGAGAAATTGAAGGATCTGATTAGTTAATAAGAATTCTGAGTAGTGAAATTCCAAATTAGCATAAAACAATTTCTCGTTCAGGGCACGTGCAGCACCAGAGTAAAAgaattcttttcttccccttttttttgTTAAGGCATTTTGTTCTAAAATAGTATAATCACAATAAGACATTCCAATGTGTGAATTATAGTATATTAAGTCATGACTAATTGCATTGATTTGCATTCAGCGTTTTTTAACATCTGTGTGGTAATTATCCTAATCCAATTTGTTATGCAGAATACAATCAATGTTATGTATGTTAGTGTTTAGGGCCCGGCACAATTTCCTgtaataaaacagaatgaaatacaaAGGCAGCTCAGGTGGAAAGACAGGCACATCTTTTATAGATATCAAGCTCCCTTTCTTGATCTCCAAAATTAgctaggggtggggggcagccgaGATCACACAaatttaattagcattttaaaaggaggcccaagaaaagagagaaaaagagcgCATGCGCTCCAGAGAAGAGAGAGCGAGAGCAAGCTGTATTAAACCCTCAGGAAGAAGACTTTTTTCTAACAGGCTGTGGCTTTCAGAAACTGTCAGAAATAATGTCCTGACCTCGGTTGATAATGAACCAATGAGAAGGTGTTCTGCTGACATAGTGCTGTTTCGGTAAGGGTTCCATCTTACCTGAGAGTCAGTGTTTAACTTTAaacctttcatttttctgttgttttaggaaAAAGATAGAAGTCTGCCTGATAGCTCCCAGAAAGTCCTAGGAATCTGGGGCATAAACAAAGTATCTGAGCCCCCTTTAGGCACGGGCAAAGAAAGCAGCTATGTCTGTCAGTTGTAGGGATACTAGAGAGCCTTTCCCTCGCCACCTCCAGacacactccacacacacacacaaaatcttgcTGCCACCTCTCAGATGTCTGAATTTCCTACTTTGCAACATCCAGTTCTTTAACTTCTGGATCTGTCCCCTTTAAAAATGCCAATCTGCCTCGTCGAAAGTACAAACTTGAGTGAGCAGCCTCTTTCAGAAAGGAgtagggagaaggagagggtaCCAGATGTCTGAGGGGGAACAGAGGCTGTGAaggagttaaagaaaaaaacaaaggcttGAGAAGCAAAAGTGGCAGACGTTACCAACCCTGTTCACTTAGTTTGCTATTTTGCTGAGTACACAAGTCCTGGCACCCTGCAAATGTGGAGAGAACCCATGTCTATGGGGAGAGGGAGCAAAGTAGACATCCGATCCCCTCCAGCATCCCCTACTtctccccatcccttccccaacaATCAGTCAGTTCCCATTCCCTTTCTGTCACCCTCTTGGTCAATCCACAGTGTAAACCCCAACCTGGCTGATAATGGAAGTCACCAGGAAAGCTTCTTAAATATACAGATGCCTCATCCTCACATCAATTCAGATTTAGTAGGTATGGGGCCCAGGCATAGGTATTATTAAAGCTgctccccaggtgatgctaatggaTGGCTCCACCCAGCAGCCACTGGCATCACCCACCAGGTATGCCTACCCATGCAAAATTTGCCAGGGCAAATGGAGGTCATGGTGGCGTGGCAGAGACCAGACATAATGAGCAAGATTATGCCATAGCAGACTAGGCCTGAAAGAGACTCCCTCCTTGACCAAAACTTAGTCAGGCTCCTCTAAGCCCTCTTTTCAACTAGGCCTCTTCTTCAGCCCTGTCCTTGGCCTGCCTTTGGCAAAGAATCCTGCTAAGTCTGTTTAGCAGAAAATTACCCCACCTGTGATACCTGAGCACCCTTGATATCTAATCAGGTTCCTCACCCCTCACCTTTGATTTCTGAGTCTTTGGTTGCCCTTTAGCTATAATGCTCTTAAGCCAGTTTAGCAAGAATTCCCTCACCCTTAGTCTGTCTTAGTcagctagggctgctgtaacaagctACTACAGACTGGATAgcttaaagaacatttatttcttacagttttggaggctgcaaagtccaagatcaagaagCTGGCACATTCAGTTCCTGATGAaaaccctcttcctggcttgcagatagcctcattctcactgtgtcctcacatgggagagggaagagggaggggttggaggaaggggctttggcctctcttcctcttcttatagggaCACTAATCGcatcatgacctcatctaaacctaatcacctcccaaaggccccaccgcCAGATGCTATCACAtgggggattagggtttcaacatatgaacaggggagacacaaacattcagtccataacaacatcaaattcctcttagtaattttgcATCCACTTACCCCCTCACCACACTCATTGGCTATAAATCTCCACTTGTCCCTGTTATATTGAGTTGAGTTCGGTCTCTctcccctattgcaatagtcttgaaGAAAGTCTTCTTTACCATTTTAACAGGCCTcaggataacttttttttttttttttttttttttgcagagtccaggccttttattttctttacacccATCATGCCATGAACTCGTAGGGAATGGGCTCCAGCAGCTCAGGCTCCTTTCCATTAGTTCTCACGAAGTGTGCTTCTCTGGGTGGAGCAGGCTGGCGCTTCAGCTGAACCCAAGTAcccttctctttggcttccttctttttctgatcattttccttcacccGTTTCAGGAAGCTATCTCGGCTCTTAGAGTGCTTAATATGCTCTATACGCACATTAATTCTCTTGGCAAGAATCTTGCCCTTAACTTGTTTGTTTACAATGATGCCAACAGCATGCTGGGTAACATTGTAGACTCTTCCGGTTTTGCCATGGTAACATTTGTGGGGCATTCCTTTTTGTACAGTGCCCATTCCCTTGATATCTACAATATCACCTTTCTTGTAGATTCACATGTATGTGGCCAAAGGAACAACTCAATGTTTTCTAAAAGGCCTAGAGAACATGTAGCGggtgcccctcctcttcccttttgtgTTGGTCATTTTGGCGAATTACTGGAAGATGGCGGTTCCGGCCGAAAAGCTCAGGATAACTTTTAACAGGCCCTTAAGGGGAAAAGTTACCTCTGCCAGGCACCAGGACTCCATTTAGCCAACTATTCTCTAGCTACTTAAGGCCTGCTTCAGCCCGTTAAACAGGACCCCAATGGCTCTAGCCAGCTGCCTAATATTAAGCAAGAAAGACTTTACTAAGGATTGGCAGTCCTTGATGGGCATTTGTTTGCAGTATCTGTGAGCAAACTTATGAAATTCCCATCAGTCAAACAAGCATTTACTCCAGGTCTTGCCCTGTGCTGGGAACTGGGGAATAAAACAAGGCCCCTTTGCTCGCAAAACTCATGGAAaagcagggaaggcaggcaggtaAACAATTACAGCACACTTGAGGGCTGTGACCAGTTTTTTGTAATCATTTGCTGGAAGGTGGAGAACCAGCTATTGTGACTCACTGGCAAAAAGTCTTCCTTGGATCACACCTCTGAGGTGATTCTTTCACCTTGTTTACCCTGCAGAGCTGCTCCTACTTCCTGCTTGTCTTTCTACAACAGCATCCCAGAGCACACCTTTCCCCCACAGTTTCCTCCTAACTTCCAGTACACTGACCTTCCACGGCTAACCTCTGCCTACAAGATAAAGCTCAAATGTGTTAACCTGCCATTTCAAGCACCCCCATGGTCCTGAAAGGATGGCTTAATCCCCATAAGCATCAGCAATCAGCAATGCTGGCTGGACATCTAGCTCAAGAAGTTAGAAGACAGGGCAGTACAGAACATTCCCTTGATTCCTGTGTCTGTGCTGTCCTTGCTGAACCTTGGCCAGTGAGAGGGGGCAGGTATTATGCTGgaggtgaaacaggagggaagggggcagggcacaacctttaaaagaatgacatagccataggacatgacagAAACTGGTTAGagccaactaggtccaagatggtggaatatTCAACTTCCAGTAGCCCTTGAGCCTCATTTTACACTCACTGTAATGCATTAGCAtgtgctaaatgacacacccacaagCGCCATGACAGTTCAGAGgctaaccataaaaggccaaaaggTGTGCAGTCgctcaattcctggaaatccccaccccttcccttgaAATAtcaatagttggaataatccatCCACTCATTagtctatgaaattacccagcccataaaaactaaccaccccatatttgggggcctctcgccttctgagatggcccatagTCTGTCTGTGGAGTATGTTTCTCCCAAGGCCATTCTAGCCTTTTGAGATGGACTACATTCCCTCTATGGAATgagtatctctctaaataaatccacttcttacctatcactttgtcactcactgaattctttctgtgatgagacataaagcacctgagcttcattaagtcctgagaccaagtgtgtgatctcaattaaaaaaccatgggttcaagtcccagtctggaTTGCACGGTTTCAGAGGGGCTTTCTGACTctagggaaaagagagagactggGCTAGAAAGGGaggagctaaagaaaaaaaagtgaagcagAAGAGAGCCCACAGAAGCCACTAGTGCTGTCAACCCCTATAACCACCTCAACGCCATGAAGGAGCACAGCATGCCAGCTGTGATGCCTTCCCTTCCTAGCAAATAAACTTCTCCACCTTCTCCCAAAAGCAACGGAGACAGCAGGATGGACTACTGGAACCTCTGAGAAGCAGAAAGATAGCCAAATATGTGGGATTCTAGTCAGGCACCACTCAAACACTACCTTGCAAAGAAACCTTGGGGCCTCTCTCAGCCTCCATCTCCTCACCATTAAAAtggagacagggacttccctggttgtccagtggttagggctctgtgcttctactgcacggggcccgggtttgatccctggtcggggaactaagatcccacatgcagttcAGTGAggcttcaaaagaaaaaacagtggaGATGGTACTGTCAACCTCCCAACTTCCTAGAAAACAGGTGAGAGTAAAGATGGACCAAGGGCTCAAAAATGCTCTATCAACTGGAGCTGGCCAATCAGGCATGAGAGCTTGTTATTACTATTCAGATGGGCCTCCAGGGCATtttgaaaagtcttttttttttagatttattttttattgagggaacattatatgtttcatgtgtacaacattatttttctacttctgtataccctacagcatgctcaccaccaaaaatttagtttccgtCCGTCAGcatacagttgatcccctttacccattttgcccttcccctcccccccttcctcctctggtaaccactactctgttctctgtatgtatgcctttgtttttgtcttgtttgattttttttagattccacatatgtgtgaaatcatacagcatttgtctttctctgacttatttcacttagcataataccctctaggtccatccatgttgcaaatggcaagatttcattctttttttatggctgagtagtattccaatgtatgtatataccacttctttatccataccTCTGCCCATGaatacttaggttgttttcatatcttggctactgtaaattatgctgcaatgaacataggggtgcatatatctttttgaattagtgtttttgttttcttcagataaatatcccgCAGTGGAAGTGCTAGATTGTGTGGTAATTGTAttctcattttttgaggaacctccatactgttctccacaatggctgcaccaacttacattcccaccaacagtgcaggacggttacttttctccacatccttgccaacacttgtttctTGCCTTGAAAGATTTTATGACAACACTCATGAGGGCAGCAGGTTGCTTCCAGGAATAGGAACAAGGAGAGGGGACAACACTGACTCAGACATAGTCTCTCCAAGTCACCTCACATCCAGGCGCTGGGTACTTGGTAGGATACATGGCTTCTGccaccaccctccctcacctcctgtcAACATGACGGCAAAGCACCTGCTGTATCGGTCACAGATGCCAAGACCTACCCACAAATAACCATTCCGTGGCCTCTCCATTCTTTTTGAAAACTTGCCAATATCATTCTCGAAGTTCTGATCCTGACACACCCGGAGAAATATCCATTTATCAGAGGCATTGTGCAGCGGAACAGCCCTTGCAAGCCTTCCTTTCAGCTGAATTTGAACCTGCAGTCAGGACCACAGGCTAAAGAGAGAAGTAACTGGTGTGTGTCTGGCATATTTGCAACTTTTCAGCAAACTACTCCCACTCATCGAAACATCCCCACCCTCCTCTCAGGGCCCCGTGGGGGGAGAATGGGCACCATTCTGCCCCATTGACGTTCACATGGTATTTGGCCAACGAGTAAACAGCACACTCACTTTGAAGGGGAGGAAGCATCGCAGACTTCCTGCAAGGTCCATAGGGAGATTTATTTTAGGGGTGGAGGCACACAGAGTTTTGTCAGTTTCCCTATAGATAGCTACCTGCTAATAAGGAGGACCCAGCTTTGTTAGGCCTCAGCAGCCCCACAAAAATCTCCTTTGGTAATCACTGTCGATCACTCGGCTGCTGGCCCCAGTCATGAGAAATTTTGCGGTATTGCCCATAAATCAGTGTAGCAGAGGAGAGCTGCTGCAGATTTAGATTCTGTGACTCTTATTTGGaagctcctttatttttttctcctcctgtaGGCAGCACATGGGACTGATTTTATAAGGGCCAAGGTCTAGAGACAGAAGTAGCAAGGGGCTTAATAGCCAACACGCCCTTGGCATCTTTCCTTTTGCTGCCATGGCAAGGCTTCCAGAGGGGTCTGAAGGCTTAGCACAAAGTCCTTAGCAAAGGCTGTGGCTTTTCAAACATCAAAGCCTCAGTAGGGGTCTGAGGTCAGGTGAGGCTGGTTGGGGCGGTAGAGGGGGCAGCGGGGATGAGTCAGCAGATAAGACAGGTCAGAGTTTTTAAAAGGGCTGAAAATGCTCTCCTTTCACCaatcaagctttaaaaaaaacagaaaaagtaaaggGAATGGGACAGAAAATTGGAGAGAAAGTTAAGTGGAGACCCACCCAGGAACATAGGGAGCTGTACTCAGATTGTTCTTTGAGAGGGCCATACCATTTAAACAccttttaaccatttaaaagcaCAGAATCTAGCTGAGTGCTACACAATATAACTCTCCGAGATAATGGAAATGTGTTATAAATACACTATCCCATATgatagccaccagccacatgtggctattaagcactggaaatgtggctggtgtgactgagaaactgaattttaaatttcatttaattttaattcatttaaatttcaaGTTAAATAGCTacacatggctagtggctaccatggACCAGCACCGGTCTAGAGTTACTAAActctctgggttcaaatccctgatCTGCCTCTTATTAGCTGGGAGActttggcaaattatttaacatctctgtgcctcggtttgttcatctgtgaaatgggaataataaggaTTCTCACAGGACTATTGTGAGGATTATAGGAGTTACTATGTATAAAGTGATTAGAAAAGTGTCTGGTGCATAATAAGtgctatatataatttttttccagttagagACACTCAGCAGAACGACATTACCACAGCCACTGAGAGGCCGCTGCGGAGAGAGAAAGACCTTTCTCTGCTACAGAGATAGCAGGTGGAATTCATTCATGCTTCTTAAGCCAGACTTCAGAAGAGATGCATTTCAAATCACAGCCCTTCTCCTGAAAACCTGGGAACAGTGTGTGTGGTAGGGTGCAAAAGGAAGTGCTCAACCCTGGTTAATGTCTGCAACTAGCTCCTCATCACAGACACACAGAATGCTCCTTGTCCTTCCAAGCTCATCCCGTTACAGGTATGTGAGAGAATTCAGACAGATGTCACCATCCTCAGTATTGGGAGACAGTGAGGTGTAGCCATGGAAATCTGAATTCCAATCCCAGCCTAGCTGTTAGCTTACCAAGGTGAGGTTAGGCAAAGGACTtatcttctctgaacctcagtttctccatctgtaaagcagGGGTGTATTAATTCCTCTCTTCCAACATTGGTATGATGACTGAAGGAAATACTATAagcaaagcacttagcacagtgcctggtagcTGCTATTTTTATTATCCCTTCCTGTATGTTGGCATGAGAACCAATCCAAAGTAAATAAGTGAGGGAAGTTCTTTCACAATCCATTATCAAGAATTCTCTGAACTGGGTTGGGGATAAGGAAGTCTACTTCCTATTGCCCAAAAAAGTGGAAATTAACTGTAAAGCCAGGGCTAAAGCCCATTCCTACTGCCTTCTAGCCGCAGGCCAGGCACATACCACAGAGCCCTTTCAAAGGGCCTGCTGGCTGTTAATTTCTGATGGGGTTATAGAGTGTTTTTTTCATCAATCACTCTCGGTGTAAGAAACAGAAGTGCAAGTTACTTCATTAAGAGCACTCACACATAACTGGATACATTTACAT of Hippopotamus amphibius kiboko isolate mHipAmp2 chromosome X, mHipAmp2.hap2, whole genome shotgun sequence contains these proteins:
- the LOC130841885 gene encoding 60S ribosomal protein L21-like, encoding MGTVQKGMPHKCYHGKTGRVYNVTQHAVGIIVNKQVKGKILAKRINVRIEHIKHSKSRDSFLKRVKENDQKKKEAKEKGTWVQLKRQPAPPREAHFVRTNGKEPELLEPIPYEFMA